The following coding sequences lie in one Silvanigrella aquatica genomic window:
- a CDS encoding lysophospholipid acyltransferase family protein yields MRTLLFYLGYLYYLVLVKTTKIKLIGFDQVQNTWKSGRNVVFCCPHNAILACFVGVDSADRPNVVLISSLSSDGELVAKLLIKRRFEMIRGSSSRGGRKALLELQQAGKLGKSLGLAFDGPKGPPFVPKRGIIGCARAVEGPLYFIHAHVLKGRIFGFPKGIRVNSWDRFLIPLPFSEITVHFEKIPEKEEINILDDSQYEEYVLKDVEKRATDVYSGIYIN; encoded by the coding sequence ATGCGCACTTTGTTGTTTTATTTAGGATATCTTTATTATCTTGTGTTGGTAAAAACCACAAAAATAAAATTAATTGGATTTGATCAAGTTCAAAATACTTGGAAAAGTGGTAGAAATGTTGTGTTTTGCTGCCCACACAATGCCATTCTTGCCTGCTTTGTGGGCGTGGATTCCGCAGATCGTCCCAATGTTGTCCTCATTTCAAGCTTAAGTAGTGATGGGGAATTGGTGGCTAAGTTATTGATAAAAAGACGCTTTGAAATGATCCGCGGATCTTCCAGCCGTGGTGGCAGAAAGGCCTTACTCGAATTGCAACAGGCGGGCAAGCTAGGTAAAAGTTTAGGCCTCGCCTTTGACGGCCCTAAAGGCCCCCCCTTTGTCCCCAAAAGAGGAATTATAGGCTGTGCCCGCGCCGTGGAAGGCCCTCTGTATTTTATTCACGCCCATGTTTTAAAAGGAAGAATATTTGGCTTTCCAAAAGGAATTCGCGTTAATTCTTGGGATAGATTTTTAATTCCGTTACCTTTTTCAGAAATTACCGTCCACTTTGAAAAAATTCCCGAAAAAGAAGAGATAAATATTTTAGATGACTCACAATATGAAGAATATGTCTTAAAAGATGTGGAAAAAAGAGCCACTGATGTTTATAGTGGGATTTATATTAATTGA
- a CDS encoding DUF4365 domain-containing protein has product MTINPNDIESELSYVYLHAVASLAGFTCSLPTRLEDNLGIDVTIRNSDKLAPDSKLYDFSVDIQLKATIKKIEIINDKIAYSFRGIKQYDKLRSVFTGNPKIVILLLLPENKEEWLHITKEQLILKNAAYWVSLYSAPESENATSQTIYIPTNNLLTVQSLKELMIKLSIEENIKYEQL; this is encoded by the coding sequence ATGACAATAAACCCTAATGATATTGAATCTGAATTAAGTTACGTATATTTACATGCTGTAGCATCATTAGCAGGCTTTACCTGTTCTCTTCCCACTCGATTAGAAGATAATCTTGGAATTGATGTCACAATTAGAAATAGTGATAAACTTGCTCCCGATTCTAAATTATATGATTTTTCTGTTGATATTCAACTTAAAGCAACAATTAAAAAGATTGAAATAATTAATGATAAAATTGCTTATAGTTTTCGTGGTATTAAACAATACGATAAATTAAGATCTGTATTTACAGGCAATCCAAAAATTGTAATATTATTGCTGCTTCCTGAAAATAAAGAAGAGTGGCTTCACATTACAAAAGAACAACTTATATTAAAAAATGCTGCTTATTGGGTAAGCCTATATAGTGCTCCTGAAAGCGAAAATGCAACGAGTCAAACAATATATATACCAACAAATAATCTTCTAACAGTCCAAAGCTTAAAAGAATTGATGATCAAACTTTCAATAGAGGAAAATATCAAATATGAACAACTATGA
- a CDS encoding ATP-binding protein — MLNDLEKYIKLYRFYGMLANIGDINTNKDLLKAANTFLEWEISERSERKLNSAIKSTKLKKYGSFDLLQDFDWNWPKKIDKETILELCNLKFIKEHTNIVLIGSSGVGKTTIAKNIVHLAACSGYSSVFVEAADMLEDLLSEELRGAIRLKLEKYSKPDLLAIDEVGYLSYKEKEERLKSLKK, encoded by the coding sequence ATGTTAAATGATTTAGAAAAATATATAAAACTGTATCGTTTTTATGGAATGCTTGCAAATATAGGAGATATCAATACAAATAAGGATTTGTTAAAGGCAGCTAACACGTTTTTAGAATGGGAAATTTCAGAAAGAAGTGAGCGAAAATTAAATTCTGCAATAAAAAGTACAAAATTAAAAAAATATGGAAGTTTTGACCTTCTTCAAGACTTTGATTGGAATTGGCCTAAAAAAATTGATAAAGAAACAATTCTTGAACTTTGCAATTTAAAATTTATTAAAGAACATACAAATATTGTTTTAATTGGTAGTAGCGGTGTTGGAAAAACAACTATTGCAAAAAATATTGTACATTTAGCCGCTTGCTCGGGTTATAGTTCCGTTTTTGTCGAAGCCGCTGACATGCTAGAAGATTTATTATCAGAAGAATTAAGGGGGGCAATTCGATTAAAATTGGAAAAATATTCTAAACCTGATTTACTTGCCATTGATGAAGTGGGTTATCTTTCTTACAAGGAAAAAGAAGAGCGCTTAAAATCACTTAAAAAGTAA